The following are from one region of the Streptomyces fradiae genome:
- a CDS encoding FAD-dependent monooxygenase yields MTSSTRPAKTVLISGASIAGPALALWLHRYGFAPTVVEKAPALRTGGYKVDLRGGAIEICARMGILDEVRAHSTDMAGGSYVDSRGRTIGELPAEIFGGREEGDDEIMRGDLARILYERTRDDVEYLFGDSIASLIEDADEDGGGGGVTVTFESGTVRRFDLVVGADGLHSHTRRLVFGEERRFRQHLGAYISIFSAPNRLGLTRWETYHARPHKLVSVYATAGEEAGTAKNCFVFASPAELPYDHRDPATQKRLLAEAFAGDDWEIPALLSDAAGAEDFYFDSIALIRMDRWSRGRVVLLGDAAHCASPASGQGTGLALTGAYVLAGELAAAGGDHERAFAAYERVMRPGVELNQRFAASFAKEMTVSSRRKIALRMFMVRTLPKTPWKNLIAKKIRDDIQKAANAVPLKEYGAVPAAASRAAKGF; encoded by the coding sequence ATGACCAGCTCCACCCGCCCCGCCAAGACCGTCCTCATCTCCGGCGCCTCCATCGCCGGCCCCGCCCTCGCCCTCTGGCTGCACCGCTACGGGTTCGCCCCCACCGTCGTCGAGAAGGCCCCCGCCCTGCGCACCGGCGGCTACAAGGTCGACCTGCGCGGCGGCGCCATCGAGATCTGCGCGCGGATGGGCATCCTCGACGAGGTGCGGGCCCACTCCACGGACATGGCGGGCGGCTCCTACGTCGACTCCCGCGGCCGCACGATCGGCGAGCTGCCGGCCGAGATCTTCGGCGGCCGGGAGGAGGGCGACGACGAGATCATGCGCGGCGACCTGGCCCGGATCCTGTACGAGCGCACCCGCGACGACGTCGAGTACCTCTTCGGCGACTCGATCGCGAGCCTGATCGAGGACGCGGACGAGGACGGGGGCGGGGGCGGGGTCACCGTCACCTTCGAATCCGGCACCGTCCGCCGCTTCGACCTGGTGGTCGGCGCGGACGGTCTGCACTCGCACACCCGGCGGCTCGTCTTCGGCGAGGAGCGGCGGTTCAGGCAGCACCTCGGCGCGTACATCTCCATCTTCTCCGCGCCCAACCGGCTCGGCCTGACCCGCTGGGAGACCTACCACGCCCGCCCGCACAAGCTCGTCTCCGTCTACGCGACGGCCGGCGAGGAGGCCGGCACCGCCAAGAACTGCTTCGTCTTCGCCTCCCCCGCCGAACTCCCCTACGACCACCGCGACCCGGCCACCCAGAAGCGGCTGCTCGCCGAGGCCTTCGCGGGCGACGACTGGGAGATCCCGGCGCTGCTCTCGGACGCGGCCGGTGCCGAGGACTTCTACTTCGACTCGATCGCCCTGATCCGGATGGACCGCTGGTCGCGCGGCCGGGTCGTCCTCCTCGGCGACGCCGCCCACTGCGCCTCCCCCGCCTCCGGTCAGGGCACCGGCCTCGCCCTCACCGGCGCCTACGTCCTCGCCGGCGAACTCGCGGCGGCCGGCGGCGACCACGAGCGCGCCTTCGCGGCGTACGAGCGCGTGATGCGGCCGGGCGTGGAACTGAACCAGAGGTTCGCGGCGTCCTTCGCCAAGGAGATGACGGTGTCCTCGCGTCGGAAGATCGCGCTGCGGATGTTCATGGTGCGGACCCTGCCGAAGACCCCGTGGAAGAACCTGATCGCGAAGAAGATCCGCGACGACATCCAGAAGGCGGCGAACGCGGTGCCGTTGAAGGAGTACGGGGCGGTGCCCGCCGCGGCGAGCAGGGCGGCCAAGGGATTTTGA
- a CDS encoding nitroreductase family deazaflavin-dependent oxidoreductase, which produces MPVGLRMLQKVSSTRAFAKVAPRFIPAMDRAVHRLTGGKVLLSARMLPGVVLTAKGAKSGQPRVTPLACMPEPGGSWLLVGSNFGRPGHPAWTANLLAHPDAEISWRGESLPVRARLLTGDERAEAWRAALVFWPPYATYQARIEREIRLFRLTRV; this is translated from the coding sequence ATGCCCGTCGGACTGCGCATGCTGCAGAAGGTCTCCTCGACCCGCGCCTTCGCGAAGGTCGCGCCCCGCTTCATCCCCGCCATGGACCGCGCCGTGCACCGGCTCACCGGCGGAAAAGTGCTGCTCAGCGCCCGTATGCTGCCCGGCGTGGTGCTCACCGCCAAGGGCGCGAAGAGCGGACAGCCGCGCGTCACCCCGCTCGCCTGCATGCCCGAGCCGGGCGGCAGCTGGCTGCTCGTCGGCTCCAACTTCGGCCGCCCCGGCCACCCCGCCTGGACCGCCAACCTGCTCGCCCACCCGGACGCCGAGATCAGCTGGCGCGGCGAGAGCCTCCCCGTACGGGCCAGACTGCTCACCGGCGACGAACGCGCCGAGGCCTGGCGGGCGGCGCTCGTCTTCTGGCCGCCCTACGCCACGTACCAGGCGCGGATCGAGCGCGAGATCCGCCTCTTCCGGCTGACCCGCGTCTGA
- a CDS encoding acyl-CoA dehydrogenase family protein produces the protein MDSAAATDPDTDPGTGPGTGTGGILGTGTGPGTDPGTGTEEQLEIRRTLRELLAKRAGPADVRAAVATPEGYDTGLWATLAGTLGLPGLALPAAYGGVGCGPAELALACEETGRVLAPTPLLATAVLAAPLVAALGTEAQRAALLPRIADGTLTCALALPGGSLPLALGLTGDNTGTPWAGGGRAGGIQAVPAPDGEGWTLYGEAGHVLDGHSAGLLLVAAHAGGFPRSRTLLFLVPEDADGLVRHREPTLDLTRSQATVQLRDVRAELLGEEPLDVPGALAAAGRGAAVMLAAEAVGAARGALDRTVEHAATREQFGRPIGSFQAVKHRLADLLVQIESARSLTRCAATDGDGVSAALALAQALDAQRAAAAETIQLHGGIGITWEHDAHLYFKRATADELLFGPAVRLRARAAERGGLFGATPGEVA, from the coding sequence ATGGACAGCGCCGCCGCCACCGACCCCGACACGGACCCCGGAACCGGCCCCGGAACCGGCACCGGAGGCATTCTCGGAACCGGAACCGGTCCCGGCACCGACCCCGGCACCGGCACCGAAGAGCAGCTGGAGATCCGGCGCACCCTGCGCGAGCTCCTCGCCAAACGCGCCGGACCCGCCGACGTCCGGGCCGCCGTCGCCACCCCCGAGGGATACGACACCGGGCTCTGGGCCACCCTGGCCGGCACCCTCGGCCTTCCCGGCCTCGCCCTCCCGGCCGCGTACGGCGGAGTTGGCTGCGGCCCCGCCGAACTCGCCCTCGCCTGCGAGGAGACCGGCCGCGTCCTCGCCCCCACCCCGCTGCTCGCCACCGCCGTCCTCGCCGCCCCGCTCGTCGCCGCCCTCGGCACCGAGGCACAGCGCGCCGCGCTGCTGCCCCGGATCGCCGACGGCACCCTGACCTGCGCCCTCGCCCTGCCCGGCGGCTCCCTCCCGCTCGCCCTCGGCCTCACCGGCGACAACACCGGCACGCCCTGGGCGGGCGGCGGCCGCGCCGGCGGCATCCAGGCCGTCCCCGCACCGGACGGCGAGGGCTGGACCCTGTACGGCGAGGCCGGCCACGTCCTCGACGGACACAGCGCCGGACTGCTCCTGGTCGCCGCCCACGCCGGCGGCTTCCCGCGCAGCCGTACGCTGCTCTTCCTCGTACCGGAGGACGCGGACGGGCTCGTACGGCACCGGGAACCCACCCTCGACCTCACCCGCTCCCAGGCGACCGTCCAACTGCGGGACGTGCGAGCCGAGTTGCTGGGGGAGGAGCCGCTCGACGTGCCGGGCGCGCTCGCCGCCGCCGGGCGGGGGGCCGCCGTCATGCTCGCCGCCGAGGCCGTCGGAGCCGCCCGCGGCGCCCTCGACCGGACCGTCGAACACGCCGCCACCCGCGAACAGTTCGGCCGCCCCATCGGCTCCTTCCAGGCGGTCAAGCACCGGCTCGCCGACCTGCTCGTCCAGATCGAGTCGGCGCGCTCGCTCACGCGCTGCGCGGCGACGGACGGTGACGGCGTCTCCGCCGCGCTCGCCCTCGCCCAGGCCCTGGACGCCCAGCGGGCGGCCGCCGCCGAGACGATCCAGCTGCACGGCGGCATCGGCATCACCTGGGAACACGACGCCCATCTGTACTTCAAGCGGGCGACCGCCGACGAACTCCTCTTCGGCCCGGCGGTACGGCTCCGGGCACGGGCCGCCGAACGCGGCGGGCTCTTCGGCGCGACCCCCGGAGAGGTGGCCTGA
- a CDS encoding TetR/AcrR family transcriptional regulator, producing the protein MPREVRERQMMDAAVLTFGRRGYQAASMDEIAELAGVSKPLVYLYLHSKEELFTACIRRESEALLRVVAGAVEGDGPAEERLWAGVLAFFTHTAGHPDAWAVLSRQARAQGEPFATEAERMRDRIIAYVAELVAAAAQEPCDAEGIAQALVGAAESLANWANGRAGVSPERAAKTLMGLVWRGLADLAPDLSKTLSTP; encoded by the coding sequence CTGCCGCGCGAGGTGCGCGAGCGGCAGATGATGGACGCGGCGGTGCTGACCTTCGGGCGGCGGGGGTACCAGGCGGCGTCGATGGACGAGATCGCGGAGCTCGCGGGGGTGTCCAAGCCGCTGGTCTATCTCTATCTGCACTCCAAGGAAGAGCTGTTCACCGCGTGCATCCGGCGCGAGTCCGAGGCGCTGCTGCGGGTGGTGGCCGGCGCCGTGGAGGGCGACGGTCCGGCCGAGGAGCGGCTGTGGGCCGGGGTGCTGGCCTTCTTCACGCACACCGCCGGACACCCCGACGCCTGGGCGGTGCTGAGCCGGCAGGCGCGGGCGCAGGGCGAGCCGTTCGCGACCGAGGCCGAGCGGATGCGGGACCGGATCATCGCGTACGTGGCGGAGCTCGTCGCGGCGGCCGCGCAGGAGCCGTGCGATGCCGAGGGGATCGCGCAGGCACTGGTCGGGGCGGCGGAGTCGCTGGCGAACTGGGCGAACGGGCGGGCCGGCGTGTCCCCGGAGCGGGCGGCGAAGACGCTGATGGGGCTTGTGTGGCGAGGCCTTGCCGACCTGGCGCCGGATCTGTCCAAAACCCTTTCCACGCCCTAG
- a CDS encoding dicarboxylate/amino acid:cation symporter, with amino-acid sequence MPVSASSARIPKVPFWAQIVAGLVIGVLLGWLARSQDVGWLKETLSQVGGIFVQLLKLAVAPLVFFAILVSITNLRKVNNAARLAAQTLVWFMITSLIAVAIGLAIGLITNPGAGTGLTPKDGKLPEHQGSWIDFLTGIIPTDVITPFTELNVLQIVFMAAVAGIAALKLGAKAQPILTLSESVLELLQKALWWVIRLAPIGTAGLIGRAIVNYGWDLIGKYATFTADVYIGCALVLFGVYPLLLATVAKLNPIQFYKGAWPAIQLAFVSRSSVGTMPVTQRVTERLGVPKEYASFSVPFGATTKMDGCAAIYPALAAIFIAQIFDVQLGVKEYLLIAFVSVIGSAATAGLTGATVMLTLTLSTLGLPLEGVGLLMAIDPILDMMRTATNVAGQALVPVLVSAREKILDLAAYESASASPVDDLVDVPAAEQKTPVSAAA; translated from the coding sequence GTGCCCGTGTCCGCGTCTTCCGCGCGTATACCCAAGGTCCCGTTCTGGGCCCAGATCGTCGCCGGTCTCGTCATCGGCGTCCTGCTCGGCTGGCTCGCCCGCAGCCAGGACGTCGGCTGGCTCAAGGAGACCCTGAGCCAGGTCGGCGGCATCTTCGTCCAGCTGCTCAAGCTGGCCGTCGCCCCGCTCGTCTTCTTCGCGATCCTCGTCTCCATCACCAACCTGCGGAAGGTCAACAACGCGGCCCGCCTCGCCGCGCAGACCCTCGTCTGGTTCATGATCACCTCGCTGATCGCGGTCGCCATCGGCCTCGCGATCGGCCTGATCACCAACCCGGGGGCCGGCACCGGCCTCACCCCGAAGGACGGCAAGCTCCCCGAGCACCAGGGCAGCTGGATCGACTTCCTCACCGGCATCATCCCGACGGACGTCATCACGCCCTTCACCGAGCTGAACGTCCTGCAGATCGTCTTCATGGCCGCCGTCGCCGGCATCGCCGCCCTCAAGCTCGGCGCCAAGGCCCAGCCGATCCTCACCCTCTCCGAGTCCGTCCTCGAACTGCTGCAGAAGGCCCTGTGGTGGGTCATCCGGCTCGCCCCGATCGGCACCGCCGGCCTCATCGGCCGCGCCATCGTGAACTACGGCTGGGACCTCATCGGCAAGTACGCCACCTTCACCGCCGACGTCTACATCGGCTGCGCCCTGGTCCTCTTCGGCGTCTACCCGCTGCTGCTCGCGACCGTCGCCAAGCTGAACCCGATCCAGTTCTACAAGGGCGCCTGGCCGGCCATCCAGCTGGCCTTCGTCTCCCGCTCCTCGGTCGGCACCATGCCGGTCACCCAGCGGGTCACCGAGCGCCTCGGCGTCCCGAAGGAGTACGCCTCCTTCTCCGTGCCGTTCGGCGCCACCACCAAGATGGACGGCTGCGCCGCGATCTACCCGGCGCTCGCCGCGATCTTCATCGCGCAGATCTTCGACGTGCAACTGGGCGTCAAGGAGTACCTGCTCATCGCCTTCGTCTCGGTCATCGGCTCGGCGGCCACCGCCGGCCTCACCGGCGCGACGGTCATGCTCACCCTGACCCTGTCCACCCTCGGCCTCCCGCTGGAGGGCGTCGGCCTCCTCATGGCGATCGACCCGATCCTGGACATGATGCGCACCGCCACCAACGTGGCCGGCCAGGCGCTGGTCCCGGTCCTCGTCTCCGCCCGCGAGAAGATCCTGGACCTCGCCGCCTACGAGTCCGCCTCGGCCTCCCCGGTCGACGACCTGGTGGACGTCCCCGCGGCCGAGCAGAAGACCCCGGTCTCCGCTGCCGCCTGA
- a CDS encoding acetyl-CoA acetyltransferase: MPTTSTDRRRRVAVVGISLSDVGRVDEATPYALHAQAARRALADSGLDRSVIDGLASAGLGTLAPVEVAEYLGLRPRWVDSTSVGGATWEVMAAHAADAIAAGHANAVLLVYGSTARADIRARRRTGNLSFGARGPLQFEVPYGHSLIAKYAMAARRHMHEYGTTLEQLAEVAVQARANAALNPEAMFRDPITVDDVLDGPMIADPFTKLHCCIRSDGGCAVLLAAEEYVPDTAKAPVWILGTGEHVSHTTMSEWADFTVSPAAVSGRLAFERAGVRPADVEVAEIYDAFTYMTLVTLEDLGFCAKGEGGAYVAEKDRRVSVNTDGGGLSACHPGMRGLFLLVEAVRQLRGEAPGLQVRRPDGSLPELAVASGTGGWFCSSGTVVLGRG, from the coding sequence ATGCCCACCACCTCAACGGACCGCCGCCGTCGCGTCGCCGTCGTCGGCATATCCCTCTCCGACGTCGGCCGGGTCGACGAGGCCACGCCCTACGCCCTGCACGCCCAGGCCGCCCGCCGCGCGCTCGCCGACAGCGGCCTGGACCGCTCCGTGATCGACGGCCTCGCCTCGGCGGGCCTCGGCACCCTCGCCCCGGTGGAGGTCGCCGAATACCTGGGCCTGCGGCCGCGCTGGGTGGACTCCACCTCGGTGGGCGGCGCCACCTGGGAGGTCATGGCGGCGCACGCCGCCGACGCCATCGCCGCCGGGCACGCCAACGCCGTCCTGCTCGTCTACGGCTCCACCGCCCGCGCCGACATCAGGGCGCGCCGCCGCACCGGCAACCTCTCGTTCGGCGCGCGCGGGCCGCTGCAGTTCGAAGTGCCGTACGGGCACAGCCTGATCGCCAAGTACGCGATGGCCGCGCGCCGCCACATGCACGAGTACGGCACGACGCTCGAACAGCTCGCGGAGGTCGCCGTCCAGGCGCGGGCGAACGCGGCGCTCAACCCGGAGGCGATGTTCCGCGACCCGATCACCGTCGACGACGTGCTCGACGGCCCGATGATCGCGGACCCCTTCACCAAGCTGCACTGCTGCATCCGCAGCGACGGCGGCTGCGCGGTGCTGCTCGCGGCGGAGGAGTACGTACCGGACACGGCGAAGGCGCCGGTGTGGATCCTCGGCACCGGCGAGCACGTCTCGCACACCACGATGTCGGAGTGGGCGGACTTCACCGTCTCCCCGGCGGCGGTCAGCGGCCGGCTGGCCTTCGAGCGGGCCGGCGTGCGCCCGGCCGACGTCGAGGTCGCCGAGATCTACGACGCCTTCACGTACATGACCCTGGTGACCCTGGAGGACCTGGGCTTCTGCGCGAAGGGCGAGGGCGGGGCGTACGTCGCCGAGAAGGACCGGCGGGTGTCGGTGAACACGGACGGCGGGGGCCTGTCCGCCTGCCACCCCGGGATGCGCGGCCTCTTCCTGCTGGTCGAGGCGGTACGCCAACTACGCGGCGAGGCACCGGGGTTGCAGGTGCGGCGGCCGGACGGCTCGCTGCCGGAGCTGGCGGTGGCGTCGGGGACGGGGGGCTGGTTCTGCTCCTCGGGAACGGTGGTCCTGGGCCGGGGCTGA
- a CDS encoding pyridoxal 5'-phosphate synthase: MDDERRFQEALRSVRVWDTELPGFDPADVPEEPVALFHGWFTGAVAAGAVEPHTMALATVDGEGRPDARIVMLHGADARGWHFASHAGSAKGRQLAARPEAALTFYWPVQGRQVRVRGRVVTGTAEEAYADLHARTTGALASALVGHQSEPLGSLDELAGASEEAWERAQREPEAHAESWTLYVVEPEEVEFFQGDERRRHIRLRYRRAKGSGWTRELLWP, from the coding sequence ATGGACGACGAACGGCGTTTTCAGGAGGCCCTGCGGTCCGTGCGGGTCTGGGACACCGAGCTGCCCGGCTTCGATCCGGCGGACGTGCCGGAGGAGCCGGTCGCGCTCTTCCACGGGTGGTTCACCGGGGCGGTCGCGGCCGGGGCGGTCGAGCCGCACACGATGGCGCTCGCCACCGTGGACGGCGAGGGGCGGCCGGACGCCCGCATCGTGATGCTGCACGGGGCGGACGCGCGCGGCTGGCACTTCGCCTCGCACGCGGGCAGCGCCAAGGGCCGCCAGCTGGCCGCCCGGCCCGAGGCGGCGCTCACCTTCTACTGGCCCGTGCAGGGCCGCCAGGTGCGGGTGCGGGGCCGGGTGGTGACCGGGACGGCCGAGGAGGCGTACGCGGATCTGCACGCCCGGACCACCGGGGCGCTCGCCTCCGCGCTCGTGGGGCACCAGAGCGAACCCCTCGGCTCGCTCGACGAGCTGGCCGGGGCGAGCGAGGAGGCCTGGGAGCGGGCGCAGCGGGAGCCGGAGGCGCACGCGGAAAGCTGGACGCTGTACGTGGTGGAGCCCGAGGAGGTGGAGTTCTTCCAGGGCGACGAGCGGCGCCGGCACATCCGGCTCCGCTACCGCAGGGCCAAGGGTTCCGGCTGGACGCGCGAACTCCTCTGGCCGTAA
- a CDS encoding long-chain fatty acid--CoA ligase, with the protein MPVPEPPHGPTPEPPTEPQPELVRVDGVVREASVPALVPPPRRGSLADLPYETARAEPTAALFSRKGPDGTWTDVTAAAFAAEVHSVARGLVAQGLRPGDRLALMARTRYEWTLLDFAAWAAGLVTVPLYPTSSSYQIRWILQDSGAAACVVEDAAQARLVSNERRQLPSLGHLWVLDTGAVDQLRKAGARVADEAVTARRGLLTPQTLATLIYTSGTTGRPKGCALTHANFFAEVDNAVALLHPVFRSAAKSATKEPASTLLFLPLSHVFGRMVAVGCVRARVRVGHAPSVEGDELLADLAGFRPTFLLAIPYVLEKVFHTARATAERAGRAAAFDRAATIAERYGRSTASAARPTLGLRAAHALYEPLVYKRVRAALGGRVRHIISGGSSLGARLAEFYSGAGIEVYEGYGLTETTAAATVTPLHGPRPGTVGRPLPGTAVRIARDGEIWLKGGHIFAGYWDAQRGVALPYTDDGWFPTGDLGALDDEGHLRITGRKKDMIVTSAGKNVAPAPLEDWLRAHPLVAQCMVLGDDRPYVSALVTLDHEGLLHWRRMRHKDHLALWELARDPELLAVVQRGVDDANRLVSRAESIRAFRILSTEWTEASGHLTPSLKLKRRAVLRDFAKEIEEMYDNQR; encoded by the coding sequence GTGCCCGTCCCCGAGCCACCCCACGGGCCCACGCCCGAGCCGCCAACCGAGCCTCAGCCCGAGCTGGTCCGCGTCGACGGCGTCGTGCGGGAGGCCTCCGTACCCGCGCTCGTGCCGCCGCCGCGCCGCGGCTCCCTCGCCGACCTGCCGTACGAGACCGCGCGCGCCGAACCCACCGCCGCGCTCTTCTCCCGCAAGGGCCCCGACGGCACCTGGACCGACGTCACCGCCGCCGCCTTCGCCGCCGAGGTGCACTCCGTCGCCCGCGGGCTGGTCGCCCAGGGCCTACGCCCCGGCGACCGGCTCGCGCTGATGGCCCGGACCCGCTACGAGTGGACCCTGCTCGACTTCGCCGCCTGGGCCGCCGGACTCGTCACCGTCCCGCTCTACCCCACCTCGTCCTCGTACCAGATCCGCTGGATCCTGCAGGACTCCGGCGCCGCCGCCTGCGTCGTCGAGGACGCCGCACAGGCCCGCCTGGTCTCGAACGAACGCCGCCAGCTGCCCTCCCTCGGACACCTCTGGGTGCTCGACACCGGCGCCGTCGACCAGCTCCGCAAGGCCGGCGCCCGGGTCGCCGACGAGGCCGTCACCGCCCGCCGCGGACTGCTCACCCCGCAGACCCTCGCCACCCTCATCTACACCTCCGGCACCACCGGCCGCCCCAAGGGCTGCGCCCTCACCCACGCCAACTTCTTCGCCGAGGTCGACAACGCGGTCGCGCTCCTCCACCCGGTGTTCCGATCGGCGGCCAAATCGGCGACCAAAGAGCCCGCCTCCACTCTGCTCTTCCTGCCGCTCTCCCACGTCTTCGGCCGGATGGTCGCCGTCGGCTGCGTCCGCGCCCGGGTACGGGTCGGGCACGCGCCGAGCGTCGAGGGCGACGAACTCCTCGCCGACCTCGCCGGCTTCCGGCCCACCTTCCTCCTCGCCATCCCCTACGTCCTGGAGAAGGTCTTCCACACCGCCCGCGCCACCGCCGAACGCGCCGGGCGCGCCGCCGCCTTCGACCGCGCCGCCACGATCGCCGAACGCTACGGCCGGAGCACCGCCTCCGCCGCCCGCCCCACCCTCGGGCTGCGCGCCGCCCACGCCCTCTACGAACCGCTCGTCTACAAGCGCGTCCGGGCCGCGCTCGGCGGCCGCGTCCGGCACATCATCAGCGGCGGCTCGTCGCTCGGCGCCCGGCTCGCCGAGTTCTACTCCGGCGCGGGCATCGAGGTGTACGAGGGGTACGGCCTGACGGAGACCACCGCCGCGGCCACCGTCACCCCGCTCCACGGCCCCCGCCCCGGCACCGTCGGCCGCCCGCTGCCCGGCACCGCCGTACGGATCGCCCGCGACGGCGAGATCTGGCTCAAGGGCGGGCACATCTTCGCCGGCTACTGGGACGCCCAGCGCGGGGTCGCCCTGCCGTACACCGACGACGGCTGGTTCCCCACGGGCGACCTCGGCGCCCTCGACGACGAGGGCCATCTGCGGATCACCGGCCGCAAGAAGGACATGATCGTCACCTCCGCCGGCAAGAACGTGGCCCCCGCCCCGCTGGAGGACTGGCTGCGCGCCCACCCGCTGGTCGCCCAGTGCATGGTCCTGGGCGACGACCGCCCGTACGTCTCGGCGCTCGTCACCCTGGACCACGAGGGCCTGCTCCACTGGCGCCGGATGCGGCACAAGGACCACCTCGCGCTGTGGGAACTCGCCCGCGACCCCGAGCTCCTCGCCGTGGTCCAGCGCGGCGTCGACGACGCCAACCGGCTGGTCTCGCGGGCGGAGTCGATCCGCGCCTTCCGGATCCTGTCCACCGAGTGGACGGAGGCGAGCGGCCATCTGACGCCGTCGCTGAAGCTGAAACGGCGGGCGGTGCTGCGGGACTTCGCGAAGGAGATCGAGGAGATGTACGACAACCAGCGCTAG
- a CDS encoding DUF4229 domain-containing protein yields MLRYTLMRLGIFAGSFLALWGLVYVGVLPRGLGDSNFLWVLLLSLLVSAPLSFVLLRKQRDDMSVQIVEKVDRAKTRLESNRSAEDAA; encoded by the coding sequence ATGCTCCGCTACACCCTGATGCGCCTCGGCATCTTCGCCGGCAGCTTCCTGGCGCTGTGGGGCCTGGTCTACGTCGGCGTGCTGCCGCGCGGCCTCGGCGACTCCAACTTCCTCTGGGTCCTGCTGCTCTCGCTCCTCGTCTCCGCGCCGCTCAGCTTCGTGCTGCTGCGCAAGCAGCGGGACGACATGAGCGTCCAGATCGTCGAGAAGGTGGACCGGGCGAAGACCCGCCTGGAGTCCAACCGCTCGGCGGAGGACGCCGCGTAA
- a CDS encoding VOC family protein, protein MAVFAQGTPCWVDAQLPDLEGGKRFYGELFGWSFDASRDEALLKGRRVAGLVPKRDGRMPTTWTVYLAADDAGALAARVKAAGGRMVMEPYPVGPFGVLALAADPGGAVFGLRQAGDADGFEVTGEPGSFCWLEVYTRRPEAVDTFYASVFGWLGRQVDPAEEGRAEGFDYRVWSPPGSRPGDDTAFGGRAVITDAFPAEMPGHVLVYFAVHDCDEACATAVRLGGRVAEGPVDTPYGRIAVLHDNQGARFAVLAEPPAESAAEPDPAEREEPDATRGDTPAAPASDTPPK, encoded by the coding sequence ATGGCCGTATTCGCACAGGGCACCCCCTGCTGGGTGGACGCGCAGCTTCCCGACCTCGAAGGGGGGAAGCGCTTCTACGGTGAGCTCTTCGGCTGGAGCTTCGACGCCTCGCGGGACGAGGCGCTGCTGAAGGGGCGGCGGGTGGCCGGGCTCGTGCCCAAGCGGGACGGGCGGATGCCGACCACCTGGACCGTGTATCTGGCGGCCGACGACGCCGGGGCGCTGGCCGCCCGGGTGAAGGCGGCCGGCGGACGGATGGTGATGGAGCCGTACCCCGTCGGGCCCTTCGGGGTGCTCGCGCTTGCCGCCGACCCCGGCGGCGCCGTCTTCGGGCTGCGGCAGGCCGGCGACGCCGACGGCTTCGAGGTGACCGGCGAGCCCGGCTCCTTCTGCTGGCTGGAGGTGTACACCCGGCGGCCCGAGGCGGTCGACACCTTCTACGCGAGCGTCTTCGGCTGGCTCGGCCGCCAGGTCGACCCCGCCGAGGAAGGCCGCGCCGAGGGCTTCGACTACCGCGTGTGGTCGCCGCCCGGCTCCCGGCCCGGCGACGACACCGCCTTCGGCGGCCGCGCCGTGATCACCGACGCCTTCCCGGCCGAGATGCCGGGCCACGTGCTCGTCTACTTCGCCGTCCACGACTGCGACGAGGCCTGCGCCACCGCCGTCCGCCTCGGCGGCCGCGTCGCCGAAGGCCCCGTCGACACCCCCTACGGCCGCATCGCCGTCCTCCACGACAACCAGGGCGCCCGCTTCGCCGTTCTGGCCGAGCCGCCCGCCGAATCCGCCGCCGAGCCCGACCCGGCAGAGCGGGAGGAACCGGACGCGACACGCGGCGACACGCCCGCCGCTCCGGCCTCCGACACGCCTCCGAAATGA
- a CDS encoding TetR family transcriptional regulator, whose translation MTGQVRTVDGRVAGRRGQATRQKLLDCLGEMLSSSPYRDVKVIDVARKAGTSPATFYQYFPDVEGAVLEIAEEMAKEGAGLTELVSGRSWVGKAGWQTSEELVEGFLDFWRKHDAILRVVDLGAAEGDKRFYKIRMKILNSVTNSLTDAVKELQSKGKVDKDVSPAAMAGSLVAMLAAVAGHQKGFQTWGVKQAELKPNLALLVHLGITGKKPTK comes from the coding sequence ATGACAGGACAAGTACGCACCGTCGACGGCCGCGTGGCCGGACGACGCGGCCAGGCGACGCGGCAGAAGCTGCTCGACTGCCTCGGTGAGATGCTCAGCTCCTCGCCCTACCGGGACGTCAAGGTCATCGACGTGGCCCGGAAGGCGGGTACTTCGCCCGCGACGTTCTACCAGTACTTCCCTGACGTCGAGGGTGCCGTCCTCGAGATCGCGGAGGAAATGGCCAAGGAGGGCGCCGGGTTGACCGAACTGGTCTCCGGGCGGTCCTGGGTCGGCAAGGCCGGCTGGCAGACCTCCGAGGAGCTGGTCGAGGGATTCCTCGACTTCTGGCGCAAGCACGACGCGATCCTGCGGGTGGTGGACCTCGGGGCCGCGGAGGGCGACAAGCGGTTCTACAAGATCCGCATGAAGATCCTGAACTCGGTCACCAACTCCCTCACGGACGCGGTGAAGGAGCTCCAGTCGAAGGGCAAGGTCGACAAGGACGTCAGCCCCGCGGCAATGGCGGGCTCGCTGGTGGCGATGCTGGCGGCGGTCGCCGGCCACCAGAAGGGCTTCCAGACCTGGGGCGTGAAGCAGGCCGAACTCAAGCCGAACCTCGCCCTGTTGGTGCACCTGGGGATCACGGGCAAGAAGCCGACGAAGTAA